TTACAGTAAAGATAAATTATGTCTCAACCAGATCATGAAGATGATGAAGCCAAACGGAGGCAAAAACTGGTTagggaggagcagcagaataACCTGAGGGATAAGGTAATTCTTCCGTCAACTGAAGCTATGACAAAtccatgtaggcctacaatcgTATACAGAATTGATTCCACTCACTCTTTTTATTGCTCCCTctccgggtgtgtgtgtgttactttcTTGTCGTCTAGGCCCATTCTTATCAAGAGACAGTAATGAGGCCTCGTATGGAATCTTCATCCAGGAAGCGAGAGGACCGCTTTTACCGCATGACAGGAGAGACCTGGAAACGGACAGAAGGAGAACGCCTTGGGGTGAGACTATACAGTCATACTATCGGTTTGTCATTCCAAGGTGGCATCAGAATTATGGTGGTAGTGTTGGCAAGGCTTTatattaaggttacattaactacataGTATCTATTGAAACTTTGTAGGTACATATGAATGGCTATGTAATCGTTAGTGTTTAGTTATAGgttattacaaaagtgtaagaaggcacagcatgggggaggggtgaaagGAGTAAGTGGATTTTGTACTGTAAGAGGCAGTTCAATATTTTGTGTTACCAAAGCAAAATCCACATCCACTTACAAAGTCCAAACTCCCCCACATCAAGTTACACGTGTGTAATGACTTCTTACAGGGTAGTTAATATAACCTTTATCtaatgttttgtccttgtcatTCAACTATGAAGACAATACTATATGGGCAAAACCTGACCAACCTGGCTTGCAATTGCCGCTTCAATTCAATAGGGTTGAGGTCAGAGCTCTGTGCAGGCCTCTCCTTGTCAAACCATGTCTTTATGAACCCCTCTTTGTGCACAGGGGCATAGTCACCTTCTCTTAACTGTTGCCACAAGTTGGAAGTACCCTATTGTCTAAAATGTATGTGTCCTGTAGCATTAAGGTTACCTTCACCAGAACAGGCCTAGCCCAAATCCTGAGAAACAGTCGCAGACCAAAATATTTATTCTCCACCAAACAGTGCTACAGTAGGCAGTATGCACCATGCATTCTGGTAGATAGTGTTCTCCTGGTATCCGCCACACAGATTCATCCATCAGACTGCCAGATAATGAATCATTATTCATAAGAGAAAGTGTctagtagtgatgggaagttcggatcattttactgattcggttctttgaatctcgttcagtaaaatgaaagaatcttttttcgagtcattcgttcatttcaacggggggagggggggctatccgtccactgcaaacacgtatcatattctcatgtaggttagtgcatgacatgtgcaccagcagatactattttaaaagaaattcctgcattaaaataatgtatcatgacagtttgtatgatttggtcatttattatcacactagcatttaattaaattatcacagcaaacaattacactgcactaaactgtaagtgtaaatgtaaactgaaaataacaaaaccagtcagtatgatgacttgagcgaatatcattcacgtcttactaaaacagcggccacgcgaaagggaatgaggaaactgtttcctctactaaaaaatataatgcgggtcacgtgaaaaaaggatccaaagactcatggaaagaccgagtcgggaaatgaacaaatcgttagtttcctccagtacagagcctatgcaggtcacgtgaaaaaagatccaaagactcgtataaagaccgagtcgggaaatgaacgaatcgttcgtttcctcaagctaccactacagagcctatgcaggtcacgtgaaaaatgatccaaagactcgtagaaagaccgagtcgggaaatgaacgaatggttccctctagcgtttcctctagctaccactacagagcctatgcaggtcacgtgaaaaatgatccaaatactcgtacccgaagaccgagtcgggaaatgaacgaatcatttctgtttacttggacgagcctatgcaacagtcccgatgcgcggccacgagaaaatgaacgaatcactctttgagaggactcgttactcccgagtccttgtaaggattcgttcaaaatgaacgaatcgttcacgaacgacacatcactagtgtCTAGAGTAAATGTGCTATGCTGTGGTTTTACAACTTAAACCATTTCAGACATGTTGACAGACAGCAATAACAAGGTTTTTCACTCAATGTGTTGTTTGCGTGATTAAGGAAGGAGAATCACCTGAACTTAGTGCCCAGGTGGATATGAATGCAACACCCAATGAAGAAGCAGTTAAGAAGAGGAAACTGCCAGAAAGCGCCACCACAGTCCATTCCAAACGTGGACCTCCCCCTGAGAAGAAGGTAAGAattatgattattatttttGGTTCAGACTATTTTTATTGGTGGTCTGGCAGGATAATGTATCATCAGCCACAGATTTAAATGGTGTAAATGACTTAAGTTTTTAGGGATATTATGTACAAAATAGAGATGAGATTATTTGAATTTACCATCACCAAAGGCATAAATAATTAATTACCCGTTGGTTCTGTATTGGCAAGGTGGTCGTGTTGCCAGAGGAACCAGCAGATGATGCTGAAGAGGTGAGCTGTATGAATACTATTCTCCTATTAACTGCTTTTATAATGGCCTTTGTGTTATCAAAACAAGCATTTCCCAGCGATCTATCAATAGTTTTCCTGTCAATAGAAAAACTATTTAAATAAGCCATATGGACAGATTGACATTATTTTCCTTTCCTGTACTCTATAGGTTGTGAGGGTGGCTTTGAGATGTCCAAGTGGAAGAACTGTTCACAGGAGATTCCTGAAATCACACAGTTCCTCGGTGAGAATACGTTGAAGACAATTAAATTTTGCTGAGCATATAACATTTATAACATCCTAAAATACAGACCTAACTACCATCGTAAGGGAATTTATCAATCATTAAAATTGTGTTATTATAATTTCTTTGTATTGTAGATTCTTTTGGTCTGGTTGCAGAAGATTGGATATCACCCAACAATCTACACATTATGCACTTGCTATCCAAGACAACCACTGATCACAGGAAAGAATGTTAGCATGGAAGATGCAGGCATATTGACTCACACAGTACTTAATGTTGAAGAAAAGTATCCTTCCACAACCTGAAGAACTAAGTTTGTGATTGTCTTCATACTGTATGTGCCAAACTATTACTAAGACAACCCAAAGCAACCTGTTGCAAAAATATTGACACCTACTTCGTCCagatataaaatatattttatgtaaTTTCTGACAAAATGTACTTTAGAAGTCTAACAATAAATACATTACCATGTGTCACTGATTTAGTGTAGTTTACGATTAAAAGTACTTTATTAGTTCAAATACAACAAAGAGGAAATCACTCCATAACAAATATACAGAGAATGACAGGcaacagtaaaaacaaaaagaaaagggGAGGATCAAACAGTAAAGGATGAGGTCTCTAGACCTGAAATTATACACTCCCAAAATGGAAGCTTAAGCATCTATTCCCAGATAGCATTTGGTGAGAAAAGCATATGCAATTGTATAAAATAATACCGTAATTCACATGCCCGGCATTGCCAAACTATATATCAGACAGGGGAAAGCGACTTGTCACATTTTTGCATCATGT
This is a stretch of genomic DNA from Osmerus mordax isolate fOsmMor3 chromosome 20, fOsmMor3.pri, whole genome shotgun sequence. It encodes these proteins:
- the ubxn8 gene encoding UBX domain-containing protein 8; the protein is MYLSESFWLVGAVSLSLFCCVSWKHSIIGVRGTLILVGRCFLLLGLSCLVVSYLYPRLRSAISSETPLSQYHEDDEAKRRQKLVREEQQNNLRDKAHSYQETVMRPRMESSSRKREDRFYRMTGETWKRTEGERLGEGESPELSAQVDMNATPNEEAVKKRKLPESATTVHSKRGPPPEKKVVVLPEEPADDAEEVVRVALRCPSGRTVHRRFLKSHSSSILLVWLQKIGYHPTIYTLCTCYPRQPLITGKNVSMEDAGILTHTVLNVEEKYPSTT